From the Bdellovibrio reynosensis genome, one window contains:
- the lon gene encoding endopeptidase La, which produces MSYVSGFIPVIPLKNSVLFPDIAMPLRVGREKSISALQKALKENHWVVLLTQKNPDDNINKMEDLYSVGTLAKVESFRVDPDGSYNVLVKAHQRVRVVQTQETEGFFEVQSEGYEDRGVMDKKTEEALLSSLHLLSDELLDLLPGSAKQVKEMLDDIEDLTTLSNMVAAYADISVTEKQDILETATLKDRTLKLLDRLQELKERLKVQRGIRDKLNESFQQSQKETILREQMRVIREELGEGENGDLFSKFKERIEKAGMPLEAFELASNQLKRLETINSASPEYQMIRTHLELMLDLPWSKSSDQKEIDLDDAERILNEDHYGLEKIKGRILQHLAVMKLRKSHQGSILMFIGPPGVGKTSLGKSIARALGKKYVRVSLGGVRDDAEIRGHRRTYIGALPGRIISAIKKAGENDPVFVLDEIDKLTKGFGGDPASAMLEVLDPEQNNSFQDHYLDTPFDLSKVFFIATANSLEGIPLPLLDRMEVVDLSGYTIDEKKQIAQRYLWPKQLKEHGLDNESLKITEEALLKLLTHYTREAGVRDLQRKIATICKFMSLKLVKTDGRGLTVDVKDLEEILGSERFSSDMTETLLPPGVVTGLAWTPVGGDILFIESAQMAGTGQLLLTGQLGEVMQESAKIALSLLKSRLPLADPLLDFSKKDIHVHVPAGAIPKDGPSAGLTMVASMASLLLGKPVDPKLAMSGEISLRGSILPVGGIKEKVIAAHRAGVREVILCNKNEKDLKEIPKEILKDIQFHFVEDVNDVLKLTLGVELPRWERLPPPPPSPGTPPMIPTV; this is translated from the coding sequence GTGTCCTATGTCTCTGGATTCATACCAGTTATTCCTTTAAAAAACTCGGTGCTATTCCCTGATATCGCCATGCCGTTGCGGGTGGGAAGAGAAAAAAGTATTTCCGCTTTGCAAAAAGCCTTAAAAGAAAATCACTGGGTCGTTTTACTTACGCAAAAAAATCCTGATGATAACATCAATAAAATGGAAGACCTTTATTCCGTCGGCACTTTAGCCAAGGTTGAATCCTTTCGTGTCGATCCAGACGGAAGTTACAATGTTTTAGTTAAAGCCCATCAACGAGTTCGTGTTGTACAAACCCAGGAAACCGAGGGTTTTTTTGAAGTGCAAAGCGAAGGATATGAAGATCGCGGTGTGATGGATAAAAAAACCGAAGAGGCTTTGCTTTCCAGTCTTCACTTATTAAGTGATGAACTTTTAGACCTACTTCCTGGAAGCGCTAAACAAGTCAAAGAAATGCTGGATGATATCGAAGACCTGACCACACTGAGCAATATGGTGGCGGCCTACGCTGATATTTCCGTAACGGAAAAACAAGACATTCTTGAAACAGCAACCTTAAAAGATCGAACATTAAAACTTTTAGATCGCCTGCAAGAATTGAAAGAGCGCTTGAAAGTTCAGCGCGGTATTCGCGACAAACTGAACGAAAGCTTCCAGCAAAGTCAGAAAGAAACGATTTTGCGGGAACAGATGCGAGTCATTCGCGAAGAGCTGGGCGAAGGCGAAAATGGCGACCTTTTTTCAAAATTCAAAGAGCGCATTGAAAAAGCCGGAATGCCCCTGGAAGCTTTCGAGCTTGCTAGCAATCAACTAAAAAGGCTTGAAACAATTAATTCAGCTTCACCAGAATATCAAATGATTCGCACTCATCTGGAATTGATGCTGGACTTACCGTGGAGCAAATCATCCGATCAAAAAGAAATCGATTTAGATGATGCTGAACGAATTTTAAATGAAGATCACTATGGCTTAGAAAAAATCAAAGGCCGTATTCTGCAACATTTGGCGGTGATGAAGTTAAGAAAATCCCATCAGGGTTCTATTTTAATGTTTATTGGGCCCCCTGGAGTTGGTAAGACGTCTTTGGGGAAAAGTATTGCGCGAGCTCTAGGTAAAAAATATGTTCGCGTCAGTCTGGGCGGCGTCAGAGATGATGCTGAAATTCGCGGACATCGCCGAACTTACATTGGCGCCCTTCCCGGCCGAATCATCTCTGCAATTAAAAAAGCAGGAGAAAACGATCCTGTCTTCGTCTTAGATGAGATTGATAAACTTACCAAAGGCTTTGGTGGCGATCCTGCTTCTGCGATGCTTGAGGTGTTAGATCCTGAACAGAATAACAGTTTCCAAGATCATTACTTGGACACTCCGTTTGATCTTTCCAAAGTCTTTTTCATTGCGACTGCGAACTCTTTAGAGGGAATTCCATTACCACTTTTAGATCGTATGGAAGTAGTGGATTTAAGTGGTTACACCATCGACGAGAAAAAACAAATTGCCCAACGTTACCTTTGGCCTAAACAGCTGAAAGAACATGGTCTTGATAATGAGTCTTTAAAAATAACAGAGGAGGCTCTGTTAAAATTGCTGACTCACTACACCCGCGAAGCCGGTGTGCGGGATCTGCAAAGAAAGATCGCGACCATCTGTAAATTCATGAGTTTGAAGTTAGTTAAAACCGACGGTCGAGGTCTGACTGTGGATGTGAAAGACCTTGAAGAAATCCTGGGTAGCGAACGATTCTCTAGTGATATGACAGAGACTCTTCTTCCGCCCGGTGTGGTTACGGGCCTTGCGTGGACTCCAGTGGGTGGCGACATCCTATTTATAGAATCGGCGCAAATGGCTGGAACTGGACAGCTCTTGTTAACAGGGCAGCTGGGTGAGGTTATGCAAGAATCAGCTAAGATCGCCTTAAGCTTGCTGAAGTCCCGCCTGCCTTTAGCTGATCCCTTATTAGACTTTAGTAAAAAAGATATACACGTCCATGTACCTGCCGGCGCAATACCTAAAGATGGTCCCTCGGCGGGATTAACCATGGTTGCCTCAATGGCTTCCTTGTTACTTGGAAAACCCGTAGATCCCAAACTTGCGATGAGTGGCGAAATCTCTTTACGCGGAAGCATTCTTCCCGTGGGAGGAATCAAAGAAAAAGTAATCGCTGCCCACCGGGCCGGGGTTCGTGAAGTGATTCTATGTAACAAAAACGAAAAAGATCTTAAGGAAATCCCTAAAGAAATTTTAAAAGACATTCAGTTTCATTTCGTTGAAGATGTGAATGACGTTTTAAAGTTAACTTTGGGCGTGGAGCTTCCCCGTTGGGAAAGATTGCCTCCACCTCCTCCTTCACCTGGAACGCCGCCAATGATCCCTACAGTGTAG
- a CDS encoding 3'-5' exonuclease: MAFRWLGKSDDGRTVTLQRLEGCPIATPAYATDTWMQNNADLVRIGIVLDVETTGLNQSEDKIIEIGMRQFFFNRNTGEVLKLGAAYSSFQDPSVAISAEISELTGITDEMVAGKNIDWAEVNKLLEQASLIIAHNARFDRPFIDRKSSISKEKIWGCSVKQVNWNGQGFTSSKLELLNVYHGFFTDSHRAINDVDALLYLISLPGKNNQPYLAELLHNARRPMAHVIASSAPFESKEFLKGRGYSWDNVNRFWAKIIFKDELSSEMVWLEESVYCGPFGGIVRDIALADSFKS, from the coding sequence ATGGCATTCCGTTGGTTAGGAAAATCAGATGATGGCAGAACAGTGACCCTACAGCGTCTTGAGGGCTGCCCTATTGCCACTCCGGCCTATGCAACGGATACTTGGATGCAGAACAACGCCGACCTTGTAAGAATCGGAATCGTGCTTGATGTGGAAACCACCGGCTTAAACCAATCTGAAGACAAGATTATTGAAATTGGAATGCGCCAATTTTTCTTTAATCGCAACACCGGTGAAGTTTTAAAATTGGGAGCCGCCTACAGTTCCTTCCAAGATCCCAGCGTGGCTATTTCTGCAGAGATTTCGGAACTTACAGGCATTACTGATGAAATGGTCGCAGGAAAAAATATTGATTGGGCGGAAGTAAATAAACTTTTGGAACAAGCCAGCTTGATCATCGCCCACAATGCGCGCTTTGATCGCCCGTTCATTGATAGAAAATCATCAATATCAAAAGAAAAAATTTGGGGTTGTTCAGTGAAACAGGTCAACTGGAATGGTCAAGGTTTTACCAGTTCCAAACTTGAGTTGTTAAATGTCTATCACGGTTTTTTTACCGACTCTCATCGCGCGATCAACGATGTGGATGCCTTGTTATATCTCATCAGCCTTCCTGGTAAAAATAATCAACCTTACCTTGCGGAACTTTTGCACAATGCACGCAGACCAATGGCCCATGTTATTGCTAGCAGTGCCCCTTTTGAATCCAAAGAATTTTTAAAGGGACGCGGTTATTCGTGGGACAATGTAAATCGCTTTTGGGCAAAAATTATTTTTAAGGACGAACTATCTAGCGAGATGGTCTGGTTAGAGGAAAGCGTTTACTGCGGTCCTTTCGGCGGAATCGTGCGCGATATCGCGCTTGCAGATTCGTTTAAATCCTAA
- a CDS encoding MEDS domain-containing protein: MLKDKNSKKSHFLHLYDRDTQLVKTVTNFIITGLLNGEAVILVATKEHLEAFRSHLNHLGFDTASALERSQLCILDAQETLAKFMVDGMPDKDLFLNHIGSFLDQKIAQFPAVRAYGEMVNVLMKGNNPKATLALEGLWNELSLTRDFSLLCGYHNGAFVSDKGGESLNQVCCSHDHIISADDIENSNEDLQKLLIQQFQYKTMLLQNEVAQRKTTERALRDIENDLLKVTTNAEIQNETLLENLSGALKISLSSILTSVDKLKTTKNDDISLLEIEKSARTLAAISSNLRSLQ, from the coding sequence ATGTTGAAAGACAAAAATTCAAAGAAAAGCCATTTTTTGCATTTGTATGATCGCGATACTCAACTAGTAAAGACGGTCACTAACTTTATCATCACGGGTCTGCTCAACGGCGAAGCCGTCATCCTCGTGGCAACCAAGGAACATCTCGAAGCCTTCCGCAGTCACTTAAATCACTTGGGTTTTGATACTGCTTCCGCGCTGGAACGTTCACAGCTTTGCATCTTAGATGCCCAAGAAACTCTTGCAAAGTTTATGGTTGATGGGATGCCAGACAAAGATTTATTCCTGAACCACATCGGTTCATTTCTTGATCAAAAAATTGCGCAGTTCCCAGCAGTTCGCGCCTATGGCGAGATGGTCAACGTTTTAATGAAGGGCAATAATCCTAAGGCCACCTTGGCTCTTGAAGGACTGTGGAATGAACTCTCTTTAACCCGAGATTTTTCTCTTCTGTGCGGCTATCACAACGGCGCATTCGTTAGCGACAAGGGCGGCGAAAGTTTAAATCAAGTGTGCTGCAGTCATGATCACATTATTTCTGCTGATGATATTGAGAATTCTAATGAAGACTTGCAAAAGTTGCTAATTCAACAATTCCAATACAAAACGATGCTATTGCAAAATGAAGTTGCGCAAAGAAAAACTACAGAGCGAGCGCTCCGTGATATCGAAAATGATCTTTTAAAGGTTACTACCAACGCCGAAATTCAAAATGAAACCCTGCTAGAAAATCTTAGTGGGGCGCTTAAAATTTCTTTATCTTCAATCCTAACTTCGGTTGATAAATTAAAGACAACAAAAAACGATGACATTTCGTTATTGGAAATTGAAAAGAGCGCTCGGACCTTGGCTGCGATTTCAAGCAATCTAAGAAGTCTTCAATAA
- a CDS encoding PAS domain S-box protein: protein MNSFWDFFSEQNFMPHGHCFLWQPILLGIHAISDLLIGLAYLAISLSLYFIVKRIRIPFSAVMLAFGTFIGACGLTHFMEIWNLWYTDYWASGFVKIVTAAASVITSIWLIKLRPQIFTVAEAAKLAEQRRLDLEAITADLETRVEQRTRELNLSKIETEQGARSLRVVIDALPSLMAAVDPWERYEIVNEAYANWMNKDQEFILGKTLSEIMPSDLYMRIKPHFLKALQGEQQKFEIEVFYPGKGLRYVQANYMPVFDRDQKVVRVILLINDLTEQRKAYEEIKRSENQFRSYFELGGTGSFELDAPTGKFINVNEKFSAISGYSKNELLKMNLEDLVPTEDLTERRQRYHGILLDTESPTSEFTYVRKDGGRFWALVSATVVRNESGTPIRVIGTLQDISKQKETEQELALAKAKAEAANEAKSAFLANMSHEIRTPLGAMIGFAQLLIEDPASPSQQTNHLLTIKRNGEQLFNIINEILDISKVEANKLEIEKQNFSLQETLDDVGALLGFKAQEKGLSFSIQPVSDLPKNIFSDYTRFRQILINIIGNAIKFTEKGSVDVAVQLFLNDKKGESSFLEVIVKDTGPGISNEKRQNLFQPFTQADASMSRKFGGTGLGLYLSRQLARALGGDVILKESSPGKGSTFVVRIDIGEVDKLSLGGPRIVSHFASTRTPRTSYGRVDGAKVVTVDDSSDNLELVYRFLTMAGATVTCFDSAEKAIDYLEGTEVDVVFMDLQMPILNGYEAVEILRKKGYRRPILALTAHAMKGERERCIKAGFSDYLVKPISRSDLIKMVKVYGEKFPEPGPDVVL from the coding sequence TTGAACTCCTTTTGGGACTTTTTTTCAGAGCAAAACTTCATGCCCCATGGTCATTGTTTCTTATGGCAGCCCATTTTACTGGGCATTCATGCAATCAGTGATCTGCTTATTGGCTTAGCATATTTAGCGATCTCACTAAGTCTATATTTTATAGTCAAACGAATACGTATCCCTTTTTCTGCGGTGATGTTGGCATTTGGTACGTTTATCGGAGCCTGTGGACTGACTCATTTTATGGAAATTTGGAATTTATGGTACACCGACTATTGGGCGAGCGGATTCGTAAAAATTGTTACTGCTGCCGCCTCGGTGATTACTAGTATTTGGCTCATAAAGCTAAGACCCCAGATTTTTACAGTAGCAGAAGCAGCTAAATTGGCAGAACAAAGAAGACTCGATTTAGAAGCCATTACAGCGGACCTTGAAACCAGAGTTGAGCAACGAACTCGAGAATTAAATTTAAGTAAAATCGAAACAGAGCAGGGTGCGCGCAGCCTTCGTGTTGTTATCGATGCCTTGCCATCACTGATGGCAGCTGTGGATCCATGGGAACGATATGAAATTGTCAACGAGGCTTATGCTAACTGGATGAATAAAGATCAAGAATTTATTCTTGGAAAAACGTTGTCAGAGATAATGCCCTCGGACCTCTATATGAGAATTAAACCGCATTTTTTAAAGGCACTTCAGGGAGAACAGCAAAAATTCGAAATCGAAGTATTCTATCCAGGTAAGGGGTTGCGCTACGTTCAGGCAAACTACATGCCCGTTTTCGATAGGGATCAAAAAGTAGTGCGTGTGATATTGCTTATCAACGATCTAACCGAACAAAGAAAAGCCTATGAAGAAATCAAGCGCAGTGAAAATCAGTTTCGGTCCTATTTTGAATTAGGTGGTACTGGTTCTTTTGAATTAGATGCGCCAACTGGTAAATTTATAAATGTAAATGAAAAGTTCAGTGCCATCTCTGGCTACAGTAAAAACGAGCTATTGAAAATGAACCTAGAAGACCTCGTCCCTACAGAAGACCTCACAGAAAGAAGACAAAGATATCATGGCATTCTACTTGATACTGAATCACCAACCAGTGAATTTACTTATGTAAGGAAAGACGGGGGAAGATTTTGGGCGCTCGTATCAGCCACTGTTGTTAGGAACGAAAGCGGCACACCCATTAGGGTGATTGGAACTTTGCAGGATATTAGCAAACAAAAAGAAACAGAACAGGAATTGGCTTTAGCGAAAGCCAAAGCGGAAGCTGCCAATGAAGCTAAATCTGCATTCTTGGCAAACATGAGCCATGAAATTCGCACTCCGCTAGGAGCAATGATCGGATTTGCCCAGCTCTTGATTGAAGATCCCGCTTCACCGTCGCAACAGACAAATCACCTTTTAACAATTAAACGCAACGGCGAACAATTGTTTAATATCATTAATGAAATACTGGATATCTCAAAGGTTGAAGCCAATAAATTAGAAATTGAAAAACAAAATTTCAGTTTGCAAGAAACTTTGGATGACGTCGGTGCCTTGTTGGGCTTTAAGGCTCAGGAAAAAGGTTTAAGTTTTTCAATTCAACCTGTGTCGGACCTTCCGAAAAACATTTTTTCGGATTACACGCGGTTTCGTCAGATTCTGATCAATATTATCGGAAATGCGATCAAATTTACTGAAAAAGGAAGTGTTGATGTTGCTGTTCAATTGTTTCTGAATGACAAAAAAGGGGAGTCATCCTTTTTGGAAGTGATAGTTAAGGATACAGGTCCTGGTATCTCAAATGAAAAGAGACAAAACCTTTTTCAGCCGTTTACCCAAGCTGACGCAAGTATGAGTCGCAAATTCGGAGGCACGGGTTTGGGGCTGTATCTTTCACGCCAATTGGCAAGAGCCTTAGGCGGGGATGTTATTTTAAAGGAAAGTTCACCAGGAAAAGGATCAACGTTTGTAGTACGCATTGATATCGGTGAAGTGGATAAATTATCTCTCGGTGGTCCACGAATTGTAAGTCACTTTGCTTCCACCCGAACACCTCGTACTAGCTATGGAAGAGTTGACGGAGCCAAGGTTGTTACCGTTGATGATTCAAGCGATAATCTGGAGCTTGTCTACCGTTTTCTAACTATGGCTGGTGCTACGGTTACGTGTTTTGACTCTGCTGAAAAGGCCATCGATTATTTAGAGGGCACTGAAGTGGATGTGGTATTTATGGATTTACAAATGCCAATTTTAAATGGGTATGAAGCCGTTGAGATTTTAAGGAAAAAGGGCTACCGTCGTCCCATCTTAGCCCTGACTGCGCATGCTATGAAGGGAGAGCGAGAGCGATGTATCAAGGCTGGATTTAGCGATTATCTCGTTAAACCCATCAGTCGCAGTGACCTAATTAAGATGGTTAAAGTTTATGGAGAGAAATTTCCAGAACCTGGTCCGGATGTTGTTCTTTAA
- a CDS encoding SOS response-associated peptidase, whose protein sequence is MCSQYTLKTEAKRLADIYHADIDEKFEELIDMQVFPYKPGIVFKDGRLSKLNYSLVPSWSKDRRVKFATYNARIEDIETKPTWKGPFVERHCVVPLTTFIEPIYEGELGGNMVAFGKEKILHAAGIWDRWKDATTGEVIESYAILTSPPYPFIAKAGHDRSPIFIKESAIQKWVSLQSKDPKEIKQFLRDHWESLDNFSTTKVRPLKTPVTL, encoded by the coding sequence ATGTGCTCACAGTATACCTTAAAGACTGAGGCCAAGCGTCTAGCAGATATCTATCATGCTGATATTGACGAAAAGTTCGAAGAACTTATCGACATGCAGGTCTTTCCCTACAAACCGGGAATCGTTTTTAAAGACGGAAGGCTTTCGAAATTAAATTATTCCCTGGTGCCGTCGTGGTCCAAAGACCGTCGCGTGAAGTTTGCCACCTATAATGCGCGTATCGAAGATATTGAAACGAAGCCTACTTGGAAGGGGCCCTTCGTCGAACGTCACTGCGTCGTTCCCCTTACAACTTTTATAGAGCCGATTTATGAAGGGGAGCTGGGGGGTAACATGGTGGCCTTTGGGAAAGAAAAAATTCTTCATGCTGCCGGTATCTGGGATCGCTGGAAAGATGCAACCACCGGAGAGGTGATTGAGTCCTACGCGATTTTGACTTCACCACCATATCCATTCATCGCTAAAGCTGGCCATGATCGCAGTCCTATCTTTATTAAAGAATCAGCGATTCAAAAGTGGGTGTCCTTACAAAGTAAAGATCCCAAAGAAATAAAGCAGTTTCTTCGGGATCATTGGGAATCTCTCGATAATTTTTCGACGACAAAAGTGCGTCCTTTAAAAACGCCAGTGACACTTTAG
- a CDS encoding SlyX family protein, which translates to MSEERLIDIETKILHQEHLIEELNQVVYSQQKTIDKLETLLTGLTKRLKEALGGESDDIRPNEKPPHY; encoded by the coding sequence ATGTCTGAAGAACGTTTGATCGACATTGAAACAAAAATTTTGCACCAAGAACACCTGATCGAAGAACTGAATCAGGTTGTCTATTCTCAGCAAAAGACTATCGATAAACTAGAAACTTTGTTGACTGGATTAACAAAACGCCTGAAAGAAGCTTTAGGCGGCGAATCTGACGACATTAGACCTAACGAAAAGCCCCCGCATTACTAG
- a CDS encoding M48 family metallopeptidase, whose product MKHLLTATFLITLVLISACTTSPTGRRQLLLLPESQMQEMGAQAFTEMKGKTPTEKDPKLNNYVKCIVDHLAVQIKEGEIPKQWDVVVFKSDEANAFALPGGKVGVYTGLLKVAATQDQLAAVIGHEMGHVIAQHGNARVSETLVAQGGLDIVNTVLAQRQGQNYDLLMAGLGLGAQYGVLMPHGRAQESEADVLGLQLMAKAGFDPRASVELWKNMGKAGGSQPPEFLSTHPSHGTRIENLNDNMKNALALASQSTSKPNCVR is encoded by the coding sequence ATGAAACATCTTCTTACAGCGACATTTCTTATAACACTTGTTTTAATTTCTGCTTGTACAACCTCACCTACGGGTCGACGTCAGCTTTTGCTTCTTCCTGAGTCGCAAATGCAAGAGATGGGCGCGCAAGCGTTCACGGAAATGAAGGGTAAGACCCCTACTGAAAAAGATCCTAAGTTAAATAACTATGTAAAATGCATAGTCGATCATCTTGCTGTGCAAATCAAAGAAGGTGAAATTCCCAAACAATGGGATGTGGTTGTCTTTAAGTCTGATGAAGCAAATGCCTTTGCACTTCCTGGCGGAAAAGTCGGAGTTTACACCGGCCTTCTTAAAGTCGCAGCAACCCAAGATCAATTAGCAGCGGTTATCGGCCACGAGATGGGTCATGTAATTGCCCAACACGGAAACGCCCGGGTGTCTGAGACTCTGGTAGCCCAAGGCGGATTAGATATCGTCAACACGGTTCTCGCACAAAGGCAGGGACAGAATTATGATCTTTTGATGGCGGGACTTGGTTTAGGAGCACAGTACGGCGTTCTGATGCCCCACGGTCGCGCACAAGAAAGCGAAGCTGACGTGTTGGGCCTGCAGCTTATGGCCAAGGCGGGATTTGACCCTCGAGCTTCTGTGGAGCTTTGGAAAAACATGGGAAAAGCCGGCGGCTCACAACCTCCTGAATTTCTTTCAACCCATCCCTCCCATGGGACCCGTATTGAAAACCTCAATGACAATATGAAGAACGCCTTGGCCCTTGCTAGCCAAAGCACTTCAAAGCCAAACTGTGTTCGGTAA